Proteins co-encoded in one Opitutus terrae PB90-1 genomic window:
- a CDS encoding ABC transporter substrate-binding protein, with protein sequence MRLPFLPSLLLLVSLFSSLAPAAPGGLHALRELRVWCHQGQEQENLAMRAIAAEFNRAHADRGIHATLTFFPDYHYTEKIAIAAAAHDLPDVLDLDGPLVARYVDAGLLAPIDHWFSVDELADFLPTLVAQGTIEGRLYALGAFESAVVLYYDRDTFARAGVEAPPPGVAWSWSEFLAACQRLRDAGFEPVALHLDESADEWFTYAFSPLVWSAGGKLIQQQRVRGVLDSPAAVRALQAWQQVFRRGFAATDPVNPDPFGSGEVAMDWSGHWMARRHVEAKADRLGVMPLPRMGDHPVAPCGSWCWGISASARDPAAAALWLRWITDARHGIEPLVRANGAVPARRSAFAFFPEYAQPPYSLFRTQLEQFARPRPRTPHYATLTQRFAAALRDIAHGADVEPRLRAAADEIQSVINRRIHAHDTSK encoded by the coding sequence GTGCGCCTCCCGTTCCTGCCGTCGCTGCTGTTGCTTGTTTCGCTCTTCAGTTCACTCGCGCCGGCGGCGCCGGGCGGCCTGCACGCGCTGCGGGAATTGCGCGTCTGGTGCCATCAGGGCCAGGAACAAGAAAACCTGGCGATGCGCGCGATCGCCGCGGAGTTCAACCGCGCGCATGCGGACCGCGGCATTCATGCGACGCTCACCTTTTTTCCCGACTATCATTACACCGAAAAGATTGCGATCGCCGCCGCGGCGCACGACCTACCCGACGTGCTCGATCTCGATGGCCCGCTCGTAGCGCGGTATGTCGACGCCGGTCTGCTCGCGCCGATCGACCACTGGTTCTCCGTCGACGAACTCGCCGATTTTCTCCCGACCCTCGTCGCGCAGGGCACGATCGAGGGCCGGCTGTACGCGCTCGGCGCGTTCGAGTCCGCCGTCGTACTCTACTACGATCGCGACACGTTCGCCCGCGCCGGGGTGGAAGCTCCACCGCCCGGAGTCGCCTGGTCGTGGTCCGAGTTTCTCGCCGCGTGCCAGCGGCTGCGCGATGCGGGGTTCGAACCGGTCGCGCTGCACCTGGACGAGTCGGCCGACGAGTGGTTTACCTATGCCTTCAGCCCACTGGTCTGGTCGGCCGGCGGGAAATTGATCCAGCAGCAGCGCGTGCGCGGCGTGCTGGATTCGCCCGCCGCCGTGCGTGCGCTCCAAGCGTGGCAGCAGGTGTTCCGGCGCGGATTCGCCGCCACCGATCCGGTCAACCCGGACCCGTTCGGCAGCGGCGAGGTGGCGATGGATTGGAGCGGACATTGGATGGCGCGACGTCACGTCGAGGCCAAAGCCGATCGGCTCGGCGTGATGCCACTGCCGCGGATGGGCGATCACCCGGTCGCGCCGTGTGGCAGCTGGTGTTGGGGAATCAGCGCGTCGGCGCGCGATCCCGCGGCAGCCGCGCTCTGGCTGCGGTGGATCACCGACGCGCGGCACGGGATCGAGCCGCTGGTCCGCGCGAATGGCGCGGTGCCGGCGCGCCGCTCAGCCTTCGCCTTTTTCCCCGAATACGCGCAGCCACCCTATTCGCTGTTCCGCACGCAACTCGAACAATTTGCCCGCCCGCGGCCGCGTACGCCGCATTACGCCACGCTCACGCAGCGCTTCGCCGCGGCGCTGCGCGACATCGCGCACGGCGCCGACGTCGAGCCGCGGCTGCGCGCGGCGGCAGACGAGATTCAATCGGTGATCAACCGGCGTATACACGCCCACGACACATCCAAGTAG
- a CDS encoding carbohydrate ABC transporter permease has translation MIAWKQSQRRAAPWFLLPALALLGVFVVWPLLRALGWSFTNADLLAVERATWVGAGNYSDLLTDPRFRQAFANTALFAVMVVPVQTALAFALALWVNRPEPAWRWLRTAFFVPVIVAMPVLAVLWTMLYQPTQGDQTGLINAALGWLGVPPQAWLRDPALALPALAFMSVWQGVGLQMLVFVAGLQQVPRELLDAARIDGAGGWQRLVHVVLPSVRNTVVFVVTVTTILAFRIFVQPYLMTRGGPGNRTVSIIQSIYEMTFLDQDLGHACAAALLFLLLVAALTLLQRRWLKEDRG, from the coding sequence ATGATCGCCTGGAAACAATCACAGCGCCGCGCGGCGCCCTGGTTTCTCCTGCCGGCGCTGGCACTGCTCGGCGTGTTCGTCGTCTGGCCGCTGCTGCGCGCGCTCGGGTGGAGTTTCACCAACGCCGACCTGCTCGCCGTCGAGCGCGCCACGTGGGTCGGAGCCGGCAACTACTCCGATCTGCTGACGGATCCGCGGTTTCGCCAGGCCTTCGCCAATACCGCTCTTTTCGCCGTGATGGTCGTGCCCGTGCAAACCGCGCTCGCGTTCGCGCTCGCGCTGTGGGTGAACCGTCCCGAGCCGGCGTGGCGCTGGCTGCGCACCGCGTTTTTCGTGCCGGTGATCGTCGCGATGCCGGTACTCGCGGTGCTCTGGACCATGCTGTACCAGCCAACGCAGGGCGATCAGACAGGACTGATCAACGCGGCGCTCGGCTGGCTGGGCGTGCCCCCACAAGCCTGGCTGCGTGATCCCGCGCTGGCGCTGCCGGCGCTGGCGTTCATGTCCGTATGGCAAGGCGTCGGGCTGCAGATGCTCGTGTTTGTTGCCGGACTGCAGCAAGTGCCGCGCGAGTTGCTGGACGCCGCGCGGATCGACGGCGCGGGCGGCTGGCAGCGGCTGGTGCATGTGGTGCTGCCGTCGGTGCGCAACACGGTGGTCTTCGTGGTCACGGTCACCACCATCCTCGCGTTCCGGATTTTCGTGCAGCCGTATCTGATGACACGCGGCGGCCCCGGCAACCGCACCGTCTCGATCATACAGTCGATCTACGAGATGACGTTTCTCGATCAGGATCTGGGCCACGCCTGCGCCGCCGCGCTGCTGTTCCTGTTGCTCGTCGCCGCGCTGACGCTGCTGCAGCGGCGCTGGCTGAAGGAGGATCGCGGATGA
- a CDS encoding carbohydrate ABC transporter permease, whose protein sequence is MKRPLAWIVSVATAAVFLAPLLWMLLASLRDESRIFHFDAANWFTTTGWTLQNYADALRRAGLGQALLVSLLQVGLIVAGGLVVNTTAAYAFARLSFPGRDTLFALVVMLIILPVEVLAVPMFFTARDLGLTGGFGPALAGLTVPFFAKAFNLYFLRQHFLALPVELEEAAVIDGATSWRQFRHVALPAVKPALATVVLLDVLAHWGDFLWPLLIGTREETRTVQLALANLFTTPPVQWGDILACAVLATLPVLLLFRGLQRHLVATEVRSGIK, encoded by the coding sequence ATGAAACGCCCGCTCGCCTGGATCGTCAGCGTCGCGACGGCGGCCGTTTTTCTCGCGCCGTTGCTCTGGATGCTGCTCGCGTCGCTGCGCGATGAGTCGCGGATCTTTCATTTCGACGCGGCGAACTGGTTCACCACGACCGGCTGGACGCTGCAAAATTACGCAGACGCCCTGCGCCGCGCCGGCCTCGGCCAGGCGCTGCTGGTCTCGCTGCTGCAGGTCGGCCTGATCGTGGCCGGAGGACTGGTGGTCAACACGACCGCGGCTTACGCCTTCGCGCGGCTCTCGTTTCCCGGCCGCGACACGTTGTTCGCTCTCGTCGTCATGCTGATCATCCTGCCGGTCGAGGTGCTGGCGGTGCCGATGTTTTTCACCGCGCGCGATCTCGGGCTGACCGGAGGTTTCGGCCCGGCACTGGCCGGGCTCACCGTGCCGTTTTTCGCCAAGGCATTTAACCTCTATTTCCTGCGCCAGCACTTTCTCGCGCTGCCGGTCGAGCTCGAGGAGGCGGCGGTGATCGATGGGGCGACGTCCTGGCGGCAGTTCCGGCATGTGGCGCTGCCGGCGGTGAAACCGGCCCTCGCCACGGTGGTGCTGCTCGACGTGCTCGCACATTGGGGCGATTTCCTCTGGCCACTGCTGATCGGCACCCGCGAGGAGACCCGCACGGTGCAACTCGCCCTCGCCAACCTCTTCACCACCCCGCCCGTGCAGTGGGGCGATATTCTCGCGTGCGCCGTCCTCGCCACGCTGCCGGTGCTCCTGCTCTTCCGCGGGTTGCAGCGCCATCTCGTCGCCACCGAGGTGCGCTCGGGCATCAAATAG
- the pyrH gene encoding UMP kinase yields MQHEKWPTDSRVKYKRIVLKLSGEVLRGGKAGDPIDGATLEKICNQVKEIHELGVEICVVIGGGNIFRGLNGVKRGVDRTTGDYMGMLATVINGCALMDCLEKMGVRTRVQSAIPMNQIAEPFILRRAQRHLEKGRVVIFVAGTGNPYFTTDTTAALRASEMHADIIMKATKVDGIYNKDPKKFPDAVKYEEITFIDALKQRLNVMDSTAFSLCLDNSVPILVFDLGDEHAIRKAVFGDRIGTLVHG; encoded by the coding sequence ATGCAGCACGAAAAGTGGCCCACGGATTCCCGGGTGAAGTATAAGCGCATCGTCCTCAAATTGAGCGGCGAAGTGCTTCGCGGCGGCAAGGCCGGCGATCCGATCGACGGCGCCACCCTCGAAAAAATCTGCAATCAGGTGAAGGAAATCCACGAACTCGGCGTGGAAATCTGCGTCGTCATCGGCGGCGGCAACATTTTCCGCGGACTCAATGGCGTTAAGCGCGGCGTCGATCGCACGACCGGCGACTACATGGGCATGCTCGCCACGGTGATCAACGGTTGCGCGTTGATGGACTGCCTGGAGAAAATGGGCGTCCGCACGCGCGTGCAGAGCGCGATCCCGATGAACCAGATCGCCGAGCCGTTCATCCTTCGCCGCGCACAGCGGCACCTCGAAAAGGGCCGCGTGGTGATCTTCGTCGCGGGCACGGGCAATCCGTATTTCACCACCGACACCACCGCCGCGCTCCGCGCCTCCGAGATGCACGCCGACATCATCATGAAGGCGACGAAGGTCGACGGCATCTACAACAAGGATCCGAAAAAATTTCCCGACGCGGTGAAATACGAGGAGATCACGTTCATCGACGCGCTGAAGCAGCGGCTCAACGTGATGGACTCGACCGCGTTTTCGCTCTGCCTCGACAACAGCGTCCCAATTCTCGTGTTCGACCTCGGCGACGAGCACGCGATCCGCAAAGCCGTGTTCGGTGACCGCATCGGCACGCTCGTCCACGGTTGA
- the frr gene encoding ribosome recycling factor has protein sequence MSHPILVDAQAKMKKAVDHTLHEFSAIHTGKATPAMVEGVMLEAYGSQMRLKDCAAISTPDARLIQIQPWDASLVKAIVKGIQEANLGFNPIPDSKVVRVPLPEMSRERRQEFVKNAHRLAEEGRVHVRNVRRDVLEGLKKAKLPEDESKRLEKDIQTATDASIKAINDALAHKEKDLLTV, from the coding sequence ATGTCCCATCCGATCCTCGTCGATGCCCAGGCCAAGATGAAAAAAGCCGTGGACCACACGTTGCACGAATTCAGTGCGATCCACACCGGCAAGGCCACGCCGGCCATGGTCGAGGGCGTGATGCTCGAGGCTTACGGGTCGCAGATGCGGTTGAAGGATTGCGCCGCGATTTCCACGCCCGATGCGCGGCTGATCCAGATCCAGCCGTGGGATGCGAGCCTCGTGAAGGCGATCGTGAAGGGCATTCAGGAAGCGAACCTCGGCTTCAATCCCATTCCTGACAGCAAAGTGGTGCGCGTACCATTGCCCGAGATGAGCCGCGAACGGCGGCAGGAGTTCGTCAAGAACGCGCACCGACTCGCCGAGGAAGGCCGCGTCCACGTGCGCAACGTCCGCCGCGACGTCCTCGAAGGACTCAAGAAAGCCAAGCTGCCCGAAGACGAATCCAAGCGACTCGAGAAGGACATCCAGACCGCCACCGACGCGTCGATCAAGGCCATCAACGACGCGCTCGCCCACAAGGAGAAGGACCTTCTGACGGTGTAG
- the proB gene encoding glutamate 5-kinase yields the protein MPSSLSSKLAARPPRRVVIKLGTGVLTSGIGQLDTARIAAVCGEVAALRARGTEVIIVSSGAVGLGMGALELTKKPRELPKKQACAAIGQSLLMQTWQAGFAPHVLTVAQVLLTHEDLRGRARYLGVRETLKQLISYGTIPVINENDTVSAAEIKFGDNDTLSALVASLMGAQYLIILSTAPGLIDLRGTKQIVPVVEKITPEIEAMAGGTTSETAVGGMISKISAAKLATRSGCGVFIASGAEPLVIARLLSGRGPGTFFVPSGLPLEARKRWLAYFQRPTGTLYVNACAVPVLREQGRSLLAVGVTGSMGKFAAGEIVNIAGPDGTVFARGKCAYASDEIAALAGKHGDEMIALHPSRKHHEVVHRNDLVLL from the coding sequence ATGCCCTCCAGCTTATCGTCCAAACTCGCCGCCCGGCCACCGCGTCGCGTGGTCATCAAGCTCGGCACCGGCGTGCTCACCTCCGGCATTGGGCAGCTCGATACTGCGCGGATCGCGGCCGTCTGCGGCGAGGTGGCGGCGCTCCGCGCGCGCGGCACCGAGGTCATCATCGTCAGCTCGGGTGCGGTCGGGCTCGGCATGGGCGCGCTCGAGCTCACGAAAAAACCCCGGGAACTGCCGAAGAAGCAAGCCTGCGCCGCGATTGGCCAGAGCCTGTTGATGCAGACCTGGCAGGCGGGGTTTGCCCCGCACGTCCTCACCGTCGCACAGGTGCTGCTCACCCACGAAGACCTCCGCGGCCGGGCCCGTTATCTCGGCGTGCGCGAGACGCTCAAACAGCTGATCAGCTACGGCACCATCCCGGTCATCAACGAAAACGACACGGTCAGCGCCGCCGAGATCAAGTTCGGCGACAACGACACGTTGTCCGCGCTGGTCGCCAGCCTGATGGGTGCGCAGTATCTGATCATCCTTTCCACCGCGCCCGGGCTCATCGACCTGCGCGGCACGAAGCAAATCGTGCCGGTGGTCGAAAAGATCACGCCCGAAATCGAGGCGATGGCCGGCGGCACGACCAGCGAGACGGCGGTGGGCGGGATGATCTCGAAAATCTCCGCCGCCAAACTGGCCACGCGTTCCGGCTGCGGTGTGTTCATCGCCAGCGGCGCCGAGCCGCTCGTGATCGCGCGGCTGCTGTCGGGTCGCGGGCCCGGCACGTTCTTCGTGCCGAGCGGATTGCCGCTCGAAGCACGCAAGCGCTGGCTCGCCTACTTCCAACGGCCCACGGGCACGCTCTACGTGAACGCCTGCGCCGTGCCCGTGCTCCGGGAACAAGGCCGCAGCCTGCTCGCCGTCGGCGTGACCGGATCGATGGGCAAGTTTGCCGCCGGCGAGATCGTCAACATCGCCGGGCCCGATGGCACGGTTTTCGCGCGGGGCAAATGCGCCTACGCGAGCGACGAGATCGCCGCGCTGGCCGGTAAGCACGGCGATGAGATGATCGCGCTGCATCCGTCCCGCAAGCACCACGAAGTCGTTCACCGCAACGACCTGGTGCTGCTGTAG
- a CDS encoding diaminopimelate dehydrogenase: MATTPLRIAVVSYGNIGRAAIEAVQAASDMALAGVVRRRASAGQPLPPELTGIPVVDDVAKLGHVDVALLCGPTRSIPDTAPRYLRQGIHTVDSFDIHGAKLWELRQSLDAIGKQHASVAVVSAGWDPGSDSVMRTLLLALAPRGLTYTNFGPGMSMGHSVCAKSKPGVKDALSMTIPVGTGVHRRMVYVELEPGANFAAVEQAIKTDEYFAHDDTRVFAVPSIDALKDMGHGVLMQRKGVSGATHNQLFEFRMTINNPALTAQIMVSCARAAALRLQPGAYTMPEIPPLDLLPGSREDLIKALV, encoded by the coding sequence ATGGCAACCACTCCCCTTCGCATCGCTGTCGTCAGCTACGGCAACATCGGCCGCGCCGCCATCGAGGCGGTCCAGGCCGCCTCCGACATGGCACTCGCCGGCGTGGTCCGCCGCCGCGCCTCGGCGGGCCAGCCGCTCCCGCCGGAGTTGACGGGCATCCCCGTCGTCGACGACGTCGCCAAGCTCGGCCACGTCGATGTCGCGCTGCTCTGCGGCCCGACGCGCAGCATTCCCGACACCGCGCCGCGTTATCTTCGGCAGGGCATTCACACGGTCGACAGCTTCGACATCCACGGCGCAAAGCTCTGGGAGCTGCGGCAGTCGCTGGATGCGATTGGCAAGCAGCACGCCAGCGTGGCGGTGGTGTCCGCGGGCTGGGATCCGGGCAGCGACTCGGTGATGCGCACCCTGCTGCTCGCACTCGCGCCGCGCGGGCTCACCTACACGAACTTTGGTCCCGGCATGAGCATGGGCCACTCGGTGTGCGCCAAGTCGAAACCGGGGGTGAAGGATGCGTTGTCGATGACGATTCCCGTCGGCACCGGCGTGCACCGCCGGATGGTTTACGTGGAGCTGGAGCCCGGCGCGAACTTCGCCGCAGTCGAACAGGCGATCAAGACGGACGAGTATTTCGCCCACGACGACACGCGCGTATTCGCGGTGCCGAGCATCGATGCGCTGAAGGACATGGGCCACGGCGTGCTGATGCAGCGCAAGGGGGTGAGCGGCGCGACGCACAACCAGCTGTTCGAGTTTCGGATGACGATCAACAATCCGGCGTTGACGGCGCAGATCATGGTGTCGTGCGCGCGCGCCGCGGCGCTGCGGCTGCAGCCCGGCGCCTACACGATGCCGGAGATCCCGCCGCTCGACCTGCTCCCCGGCTCCCGCGAAGACCTGATCAAGGCCCTGGTCTGA
- a CDS encoding GNAT family N-acetyltransferase — MQFTLRPATAGDYAWLWELKRLTMRAYVEQTWGLWDEAAQEAFFRRSYRSDTVQLVLVNGQNAGLLHVERERSDLFLANIQIHPTFQNRGLGSAVIRTVLESAQALQLPVRLQVLQVNHAAQQLYLRLGFVVATQTPTHVVMRWMPPVA, encoded by the coding sequence ATGCAGTTCACCCTCCGTCCCGCCACTGCCGGCGACTACGCGTGGCTGTGGGAGCTCAAGCGGCTCACCATGCGCGCGTACGTCGAACAAACGTGGGGCCTGTGGGACGAGGCGGCGCAGGAAGCTTTTTTCCGCCGCAGCTATCGCTCCGACACGGTGCAACTGGTGCTGGTCAACGGCCAGAACGCCGGGCTGCTTCACGTGGAGCGCGAGCGGTCCGACCTCTTTCTCGCGAACATCCAGATCCATCCGACTTTCCAAAATCGCGGACTGGGTTCGGCGGTGATCCGCACCGTGCTCGAGTCCGCGCAGGCCTTGCAGCTGCCGGTCCGGTTGCAGGTGCTGCAGGTCAATCATGCGGCGCAGCAGCTTTACCTGCGGCTCGGCTTCGTGGTGGCCACGCAAACGCCCACGCACGTGGTCATGCGCTGGATGCCACCGGTTGCCTAG
- a CDS encoding CDP-glycerol--poly(glycerophosphate) glycerophosphotransferase produces the protein MRIGIYYRHSFHQAIFASTISALEGAHRCLATSDTGELTRFRPHVIVAGEDLTYLHLRAHLPFTRFVHTRHGLANKGTPARSFRAADYVCLTSDYVRDEFLAQGIRPRRAYWVTGYVQMDNLFSAGRPPQIPAGRKVVLYAPTWHDGLSSLPLLGERVVELLHGDRSDTFVAIKPHPLVQEGKDPRLAPWLDTLRRACAGRPDTYLIENRAEDIMPWLKAADVLVSDASSVQLEYLALDRPLVLIDNPEHTRSPHYDPKGLEWAWRDMGERLSDVAHLPAALATALDDPRQRHEKRALYRERLFGAQCDGRSGERLAQRIDQLESEVASEAQLLAVSPFGRAFHTCLPHLRNASRTFKRLLRSA, from the coding sequence ATGAGGATCGGCATCTACTACCGGCATTCGTTTCACCAGGCGATCTTCGCGTCGACGATCTCGGCGCTCGAGGGCGCGCACCGCTGCCTCGCTACCTCCGACACCGGCGAGCTGACGCGTTTCCGGCCGCACGTCATCGTGGCGGGCGAGGATCTCACTTACCTGCACCTGCGCGCGCATCTGCCGTTTACTCGTTTCGTGCACACCCGGCACGGGCTCGCCAACAAGGGCACGCCGGCGCGCTCATTTCGCGCCGCCGACTACGTCTGCCTGACCAGCGACTATGTGCGCGATGAATTCCTGGCCCAGGGCATCCGGCCGCGCCGCGCCTACTGGGTCACCGGTTACGTGCAGATGGACAATCTGTTTTCCGCCGGGCGCCCGCCGCAGATTCCCGCCGGGCGGAAGGTCGTGCTCTACGCTCCGACCTGGCATGACGGTCTCTCCTCGCTGCCCCTGCTCGGCGAACGCGTGGTCGAACTCCTGCACGGCGACCGCAGCGATACCTTCGTCGCCATCAAGCCGCACCCGCTCGTGCAGGAAGGCAAGGATCCGCGGCTCGCGCCGTGGCTCGACACGCTGCGTCGCGCCTGCGCGGGTCGCCCCGACACGTATCTCATCGAGAACCGCGCCGAGGACATCATGCCCTGGCTCAAAGCCGCGGACGTGCTCGTGTCCGACGCGTCCAGTGTGCAGCTCGAATACCTGGCCCTCGATCGGCCGCTGGTGCTGATCGACAACCCCGAGCACACGCGTTCGCCGCACTACGATCCCAAGGGATTGGAGTGGGCGTGGCGCGACATGGGCGAGCGGCTGAGCGACGTCGCCCATCTCCCCGCGGCGCTCGCCACCGCGCTCGACGACCCGCGACAGCGGCACGAAAAGCGCGCCCTCTACCGCGAGCGGCTGTTCGGCGCGCAGTGCGATGGTCGCAGCGGCGAACGCCTCGCCCAACGAATCGATCAGCTTGAATCCGAGGTCGCTTCCGAGGCGCAGCTCCTCGCCGTCAGCCCGTTCGGTCGCGCCTTCCACACCTGTCTCCCCCACCTCCGCAATGCCTCCCGAACTTTCAAACGATTGCTGCGCTCGGCCTGA
- a CDS encoding IspD/TarI family cytidylyltransferase codes for MPPELSNDCCARPDVTALILAAGSGTRLGGIAKATLEYQGGSLLQHAIALVAPFAGHIIVGTRAQDLDWAQEQCRRVTTDCSVTCVTGGATRQESLERLLDAAQTEFLIVHEVARPWVEPDVFRQLLCELRECSAVALYTPLPVRDGLALMEDRELKASLPRANVVSVQTPQVYRRAALRHAYALAKRHGWQEESTIALMARAKARMRLIEGSPQNVKVTYPEDLAPLRMLSAAPTLAGAQQASG; via the coding sequence ATGCCTCCCGAACTTTCAAACGATTGCTGCGCTCGGCCTGACGTCACTGCGCTCATCCTCGCCGCGGGCAGCGGCACGCGCCTCGGCGGCATCGCCAAGGCGACGCTCGAATACCAAGGCGGTTCGCTGCTGCAGCACGCGATCGCGCTGGTCGCGCCATTTGCCGGGCACATCATCGTCGGCACGCGGGCGCAGGACCTCGACTGGGCGCAGGAACAGTGCCGCCGCGTTACCACCGATTGCAGTGTCACCTGCGTCACCGGCGGGGCCACGCGGCAGGAATCGCTCGAGCGACTGCTCGACGCGGCGCAGACGGAATTCCTGATCGTGCACGAAGTCGCCCGGCCCTGGGTCGAGCCCGATGTCTTTCGTCAGCTGCTTTGCGAACTGCGCGAGTGTAGCGCGGTCGCGCTCTACACGCCGCTGCCCGTGCGCGACGGACTCGCGTTGATGGAGGACCGCGAACTCAAAGCCAGCCTGCCGCGCGCCAACGTGGTCTCGGTGCAGACGCCGCAGGTTTACCGCCGCGCGGCGTTGCGTCATGCCTATGCGCTCGCGAAGCGCCATGGCTGGCAGGAGGAAAGCACCATCGCGTTGATGGCGCGGGCCAAGGCTCGCATGCGCTTGATCGAAGGCTCGCCGCAAAACGTGAAGGTCACCTATCCGGAAGATCTCGCGCCTTTGCGCATGCTGTCCGCCGCGCCGACGCTCGCCGGCGCACAACAGGCCAGCGGGTGA